The following nucleotide sequence is from Nocardioides eburneiflavus.
ACGTGGTTCCTGCCGCTGAAGGTCGCCGTACGCCGGGCGCAGCGCGTCGAGCTCGGAGACGTCGTCGACGTGAGGATGCAGGTGGGTCGCTAGCCCGGTCGACCGGTCAGGCGGGGGCAGGGGCCGTACGGCTGCGACGGACCGTCAGGTAGAGGCTCAGCGCGACGTAGTAGACGACGTAGGCCACCGTGATCGCCAGCCACACCGGGCTGGGGTCGGGGAGCTGGGCGACCAGCACGCCGTAGCCGACCAGCCAGAGGCAGGTCAGGGCGAGCGTGGGGCCCTGCAGCGTCGAGGTGCGGGACGGGTAGACGTAGCCCACCGGCACGAAGACGAGCACCGCGCACACCAGCAGGACCACGGTCACGGCGACGGGCTCGAGGTCGAGGACCACGACGTAGAACGCGGCGATGTTCCAGTAGCTCGGGAAGCCGAGGAACAGGTGGTCGTCGGTCTTCGCGTCGGCCCGGCAGAACTGGTAGGCCGAGGCGATCAGTGGGATCACCGCCAGCACGGTCGCGGAGGTGCCCTCGCCGAGATAGCCGGCGCTCCAGAGCAGGAGCATCGGCATGAACGCATAGGTGATGTAGTCGACGATGTTGTCGAGGAGCGCGCCGTCGAACGACGGGGCGTACCGCTTGACCTGGACCCACCGCGCGAGCATGCCGTCGGTGCCGTCGACGACCATGGCGACGAGGAACAGCCAGAGCGCGCGGACGGTGTCGCCCTCCACGACGGCGACGAACATCAGGAAGGCCAGGACGACCCCGGAGGCCGTGTAGGCGTGGACCAGCCAGGCGGCGACGGTGTGTCGGTACTGCGATGGGGCGGCCACGCGGCTCCTCGCCTCGGTCGGGTCCTGCTGCGCACAGCGGATCATGTCAGACCCGGATGGGATCCGATGCAACCTCGGGCGGCGCGGCTGCGTCCTCCACACGTACCCCGGCCCGCGGGGCACACGTACGAGAACGGAACAACACCATGCGCAGCACCCTCCTGGGCGCCGCGACCCTGACGGTCGCCGCCACCCTCGCCCTGGCCCAACTCTCGCCGGCCAGTGCCGACAGCATCGGCGTCAAGGACCCGAAGGACCTCGCCCACGGTGTCGACCTCCGGTCGGTCCAGGTCGAGCACAAGGCCCGCGCCATCGTCGTCACCACGACCCACACGGACCTGCGCCGGTCCTTCCGGTCCGGGTCGTCGGGCTCGGTCTACCTCGACACCGACCCGTCCGACCCCGGCCCGGAGTACGTCTTCGCCGGCGGCTTCTTCGTCGGCACCGACTACCAGCTGCTCGAGATCGACGGGTTCTCCAGCACGAGGGAGGGCAATCCGGTCGACGGGTCCTACATCATGCGGGTCGACTACGACCGCGAGCAGGTCCGGATGCGGATCGACCGTGAGGCGCTGGGTTCGCCGGAGGAGGTCCGCGTGGCGGTGAAGGTCGCCGGCTCCCGGCCCGACGGCAGCAACACCCGCCGCGACTGGCTCGGCGAGCCGCGCAGCTTCACCGAGTGGGTCGCCCGCTGAGGGAGGTCCCTCTCGGTGGTCGAGGTGCGAGCGCAGCGAGCCTCGAAACCACGTTGCCCAGCAGGTCCGGGTCGGCTCACTTGACGACCCGGACCTCCTGGGGCCACCCGCAGCCCTCGGCGACCCGCGCCGCCCACATCTTCGCGGTCTCGATGTCGGGGACCTCGATGATGGTGATCCCGCCGAGGTACTCCGTCACCTCCGTGTAGGGCCCGTCCGTGATGAGCATCGTCCCGCTCGTCCCGTCGGCGCTGAACGCCTGCTCCATGTCCTCGACGAGGCCGCCGGCGAAGACGAGGACGCCGGCCTCCTCCATGTCGCGGACCACGGCCGTGGACGGCTCCACCCGGGTCTGGTACCACTCGGCCGGGTGGTCACCGACCCACTGCTGCATGAAGTAGATGGCGTACTGGGTCATGGGAGCTCCTCCGTCACGGCCGCCCCGTGCGGCCTGTCACCACTCTGACGGACGAGGACCCTCCGGATCGACAGCCGCCACGCGTCACCGGGGCCGCGCCACACTGGTGCGATGATCTCCCTCGACCTCGCCCGCCGCCTGCACGACGCCGGGGTGGCGTGGACGCCCGGCAACGGCGACCGGTTCTGGGTCCCCGACCGCGAGCTCGACGAGACGGTCTTCACGGTGAGCGACATGGTCGTCGAGGTGCGCGACCACGCCGGCGGTCGCGTCCTCGCGTTCAACGGCACGACCGAGTGGGCGCTCGACGCCATCGAGGAGCACGAGGTGGTGTGGCTGCCTCGCCTCGACCAGCTGCTCGACCTTCTCGGCCCACGCTTCGTGAGCCTCACGGCGCGCTCGGGCGGGTACGTGGTCCGCGTGCGGTCGGGCCGGTCCGAGCAGGAGCACGTCGACGTCGGTGCCGACGACGCTGCCGCGCGCGCCGTGCTGGGCCTGCTGGAGCAGGGCCGGGCGGGCGGCTGAGGTCGGTTCAGGCCGGCTCGGGGAACGCCACCCCCGTGTTCGCGTGGCACCGGTAGCCGAACGGGTTCTTCGCCAGGTACTGCTGGTGGGCGTCCTCGGCGTAGTAGTACGGCGTCTCGCTGGCGGGCCGGATCTCGGTGGTGATCTCCCCGAGCCCGCGGCGGGCGAGCTCGTCGCCGTAGACCTTGGTCAGCTCGCGGGCGGTCTGCTCCTGCTCGGGGGTCGTCCAGTAGATCGCGGAGCGGTACTGGGTGCCGACGTCGTTGCCCTGGCGCATGCCCTGCGTGGGGTCGTGGATCTCGAAGAACTTCTTGACCAGGTCGGCGTACGACACGACGGACGGGTCGAAGACGACGCGGATGGCCTCGGTGTGGCCGGTGTGGCCGCTGCAGACCTCGTCGTACGTCGGGTTCGGGGTGCTGCCACCCGCGTAGCCGACCGACGTCGACCAGACGCCGGGGAGCTGCCAGTAGATCTCCTCCGCGCCCCAGAAGCAGCCGAGACCGAGGATGGCGACCTCGTGGCCCTCGGGGACCTCGTCGGTGACGACGGGGGCGTCCAGCACCAGATGACGGCCCAGCGACCACATCTGCTGCGAGCGTCCCGGGAGCGCCTGGTCGGCGGTGGGCAGGGTGGTGGGCTTGCCGAATCCGAACATGGCTCCATTGTCGCGCGCCGGGCAAGGGCGGCCCGCGTGGCATAGGTGGAACTACGCGGTCTAGACATCGTGCTGTCACCGATGCGCGACGGGATCGGCAGGAGGACGGTGTCAAGGTCAGCTCATCAGCCGAAAGGAACACGCGTCATGTCTTCACGTCGATCGCTGCGGCAGGTCCTCGTCGCCGTCCTCCTCGGAGTCCTGGTCGGGGGAGGCCTCATGGCCGTCACGCCCGCCGGCGCCGAGGTGAGCAGTGCGGTGGCCACCAACTGGAAGAAGATC
It contains:
- a CDS encoding YciI family protein, with the protein product MTQYAIYFMQQWVGDHPAEWYQTRVEPSTAVVRDMEEAGVLVFAGGLVEDMEQAFSADGTSGTMLITDGPYTEVTEYLGGITIIEVPDIETAKMWAARVAEGCGWPQEVRVVK
- a CDS encoding CDP-alcohol phosphatidyltransferase family protein; translated protein: MAAPSQYRHTVAAWLVHAYTASGVVLAFLMFVAVVEGDTVRALWLFLVAMVVDGTDGMLARWVQVKRYAPSFDGALLDNIVDYITYAFMPMLLLWSAGYLGEGTSATVLAVIPLIASAYQFCRADAKTDDHLFLGFPSYWNIAAFYVVVLDLEPVAVTVVLLVCAVLVFVPVGYVYPSRTSTLQGPTLALTCLWLVGYGVLVAQLPDPSPVWLAITVAYVVYYVALSLYLTVRRSRTAPAPA
- a CDS encoding pilus assembly protein CpaE produces the protein MISLDLARRLHDAGVAWTPGNGDRFWVPDRELDETVFTVSDMVVEVRDHAGGRVLAFNGTTEWALDAIEEHEVVWLPRLDQLLDLLGPRFVSLTARSGGYVVRVRSGRSEQEHVDVGADDAAARAVLGLLEQGRAGG
- the msrA gene encoding peptide-methionine (S)-S-oxide reductase MsrA, whose product is MFGFGKPTTLPTADQALPGRSQQMWSLGRHLVLDAPVVTDEVPEGHEVAILGLGCFWGAEEIYWQLPGVWSTSVGYAGGSTPNPTYDEVCSGHTGHTEAIRVVFDPSVVSYADLVKKFFEIHDPTQGMRQGNDVGTQYRSAIYWTTPEQEQTARELTKVYGDELARRGLGEITTEIRPASETPYYYAEDAHQQYLAKNPFGYRCHANTGVAFPEPA